In Hwangdonia lutea, a single window of DNA contains:
- a CDS encoding T9SS type A sorting domain-containing protein → MKHLFIILCAVCISPFTNAQFAGGANEGSDTSPLHGSRLNGEIASFAVLYQGGFGDGFNVDKNQGLLIDQLFTIFHGSSGDGFSINVASSTITGSNINKMYGGKFGDGFSKNNLQSVLNGQNLTALYIGNSGDGYDAEVLNGTFLKGFIAEIFNGGHGDGFANLLKSDTYLSGVMLMLYHGGNGDGFDTDMLTTALTLDVVEQLIEMEVLLYPNPASHLVNIKPGKGIVIKAVDLYDISGKKIETKLSNKNQLNVSHLPDGIYLINILSETGAVSKKLIVKK, encoded by the coding sequence ATGAAACACCTATTTATAATACTATGTGCTGTCTGTATTAGCCCGTTTACAAATGCGCAATTTGCAGGTGGCGCTAACGAAGGAAGCGATACCTCGCCATTACATGGTAGCCGCCTTAATGGAGAAATAGCTTCATTTGCGGTGCTTTATCAAGGTGGTTTTGGCGATGGCTTCAATGTGGATAAAAATCAAGGGTTGCTCATCGATCAGCTCTTTACAATTTTCCACGGAAGTTCGGGAGATGGGTTTTCCATTAATGTGGCATCCAGCACAATAACCGGTAGTAATATTAATAAAATGTATGGCGGAAAGTTTGGTGATGGCTTCTCCAAAAATAACCTACAATCCGTTCTTAACGGACAGAATTTAACCGCTTTATATATTGGCAACTCAGGCGACGGGTATGATGCCGAAGTATTAAACGGCACATTTCTTAAAGGTTTTATCGCTGAAATTTTTAACGGCGGACATGGAGATGGTTTTGCTAATTTGTTGAAATCTGACACGTATTTATCGGGTGTTATGCTGATGCTTTATCACGGCGGAAACGGCGATGGTTTTGATACCGATATGCTAACAACCGCACTGACTCTAGATGTAGTGGAACAGTTGATTGAAATGGAGGTACTACTATACCCTAATCCCGCAAGCCATTTGGTTAACATTAAACCCGGTAAAGGCATCGTGATTAAAGCTGTAGATTTATATGATATATCGGGAAAAAAGATTGAAACTAAATTATCAAACAAAAACCAATTGAACGTAAGCCATCTGCCAGATGGTATTTACCTAATAAATATACTTTCTGAAACAGGCGCTGTGAGCAAAAAACTTATCGTGAAAAAATAA
- a CDS encoding SUMF1/EgtB/PvdO family nonheme iron enzyme, whose protein sequence is MKTRFTLLFGLLFSFLCMGNNITVSNITLENLNETESWVQVEFDLSWENSWRISAGPSNWDAAWVFIKYRVNSGNWAHAQLAQTDFVTASGSTIDVTNDGVGAFVYRDSDGSGNINLQNMRLRWDYGSIDTNDIIDIQVFAIEMVYVPQGEFSVGGSTGNEFGKFYSFLTIVPYNIASENAITVATGVGNLYYGQPSGSNAGDRLGPIPATFPKGYNAFYCMKYEVSQGQWVSFFNTLTDTQKINNDITGPTGKNSDTETARNTISWEAGSATTTSPDIALNYVDAVSTLAYLDWAGLRHITELEYEKACRGPIAPKANEFAWGNPNIASSTYTYINESQPTELVTNPEAATGNAIYTETNGTPSGPKRCGILAASAINKTREETGGSYYGIMELSGNLYERCITVGLPEGRAFTGTHGDGVLTTAGNANVSSWPTTPTGIGYRGGSYANGTLYIRVSDRYDAANVIINGNSRLGFRGSRTED, encoded by the coding sequence ATGAAAACAAGATTTACTTTATTATTTGGCCTGTTATTTTCTTTTTTGTGCATGGGAAATAACATAACAGTAAGCAATATTACTTTGGAGAACTTAAACGAAACCGAAAGTTGGGTGCAAGTGGAATTTGACCTGAGTTGGGAAAATTCATGGCGAATTAGTGCTGGACCTTCCAACTGGGACGCCGCCTGGGTATTTATTAAATACCGCGTAAATAGCGGTAATTGGGCACATGCTCAATTGGCACAAACCGATTTTGTTACCGCAAGCGGTAGCACCATTGATGTAACCAACGATGGTGTTGGCGCCTTTGTATATAGAGATAGCGACGGCAGTGGCAATATCAACCTGCAAAATATGCGCTTGCGATGGGACTATGGATCTATAGACACCAACGATATTATTGACATTCAGGTATTTGCCATAGAAATGGTATATGTTCCCCAAGGTGAGTTTTCGGTTGGGGGCAGTACAGGGAATGAATTTGGCAAATTCTACTCCTTTCTTACAATTGTTCCTTATAACATAGCTTCAGAAAATGCCATTACAGTTGCTACCGGTGTTGGCAACCTGTATTATGGGCAACCGAGTGGCTCCAATGCTGGAGACCGGCTAGGGCCTATACCTGCTACATTCCCAAAAGGGTACAACGCCTTTTACTGTATGAAATATGAAGTAAGCCAAGGCCAGTGGGTAAGTTTTTTTAACACGCTTACCGATACCCAAAAAATAAATAATGACATTACGGGCCCAACAGGAAAAAATTCAGACACCGAAACTGCAAGAAACACCATTTCATGGGAAGCTGGCAGTGCCACAACGACAAGTCCAGATATCGCTTTAAACTACGTCGATGCGGTATCTACTTTGGCTTATTTGGATTGGGCAGGCCTAAGGCACATAACCGAACTGGAATACGAAAAAGCCTGCAGGGGCCCTATTGCTCCAAAAGCAAACGAATTTGCTTGGGGTAATCCAAATATTGCCTCCAGTACATATACCTATATCAACGAATCCCAACCCACTGAGTTGGTAACCAATCCGGAAGCAGCTACCGGAAACGCCATCTATACTGAAACAAATGGCACGCCAAGCGGCCCCAAACGCTGTGGCATTTTAGCGGCCAGTGCCATAAACAAAACCAGGGAGGAAACCGGCGGGAGCTATTATGGCATCATGGAATTATCAGGAAATCTGTACGAACGCTGCATAACCGTTGGACTTCCCGAAGGCAGGGCCTTTACCGGTACACATGGCGACGGCGTACTTACAACAGCCGGAAACGCCAATGTAAGCTCCTGGCCTACAACCCCTACGGGCATAGGCTACAGGGGCGGATCTTATGCAAACGGTACGCTGTATATAAGAGTATCCGATAGATATGATGCCGCCAATGTTATAATAAATGGCAATTCTAGGTTAGGCTTCCGTGGCAGTCGCACAGAAGATTAA
- a CDS encoding DUF4412 domain-containing protein produces the protein MKTKFIILITLCFFFSMPVKAQDPTKKIMQGLLGKGKLDESKLPDAYTFDWEFKTEIKTAKNDPMQMDYLINSNSKNYFGMVMSSKELKGKGTMRIVMDSKEKISIMFMNMNGQNMAQMTKIKDQKSSKKEPKYSFKEIGTKTILGYTCYGMQMENADFITNVYFTLDAPVNFSAFFAFSNNKNNPKGFDPALLKVLEEDALLMEINAQHKKKKKQSFTMTAISLKEKKTEIKKEDYQFMSFGMGF, from the coding sequence ATGAAAACAAAATTTATAATACTAATAACATTATGCTTCTTTTTTAGCATGCCGGTTAAAGCACAAGATCCTACAAAAAAAATTATGCAAGGCCTGTTAGGCAAAGGTAAATTAGACGAATCAAAATTACCCGATGCTTACACGTTTGACTGGGAATTTAAAACCGAAATTAAAACAGCAAAAAACGACCCCATGCAGATGGATTATCTCATTAATTCCAATAGCAAGAACTATTTTGGGATGGTAATGTCTTCAAAAGAATTAAAAGGAAAAGGGACGATGCGCATCGTAATGGATTCAAAAGAAAAAATTTCAATCATGTTTATGAACATGAATGGCCAAAACATGGCGCAAATGACAAAAATAAAAGACCAAAAATCCAGTAAAAAAGAACCGAAATACAGCTTTAAGGAAATTGGTACAAAAACCATATTGGGCTATACCTGTTACGGCATGCAAATGGAAAATGCAGATTTTATTACTAATGTGTATTTTACGCTCGATGCACCGGTTAACTTCAGTGCCTTTTTTGCTTTCTCAAATAACAAAAACAATCCAAAAGGTTTTGACCCTGCATTATTAAAGGTTCTTGAAGAAGATGCATTGCTCATGGAAATAAATGCCCAACACAAAAAGAAAAAGAAACAAAGTTTTACAATGACCGCCATAAGCCTTAAAGAAAAAAAGACCGAGATAAAAAAAGAAGATTATCAATTTATGAGTTTCGGTATGGGCTTTTAG
- a CDS encoding tail fiber domain-containing protein, whose translation MKNISTILLAFFITGLSFSQPTQRKGINYKALIKDNNNNALINQNITIEFSILDGPEIQFLDVVYAETHTTSTDANGIVIVNIGEGTPLSGFEDGYNQLDWRTTRTFGSRFLKVRIDSGSGLTDMGTTEFKVVPYALFAEQSNNSGLEQLDEGGGIGWRLIDRPEDFYGPIAIGAVDLSYSWSPSITKGATGNYATAVGLNTTASGQSSFASGVGTIASQAQATAMGASTIASGHSSTAMGIGTRAEAPNSTAIGLYNVGGGDPLLAASTDPLFEIGNGQYIDGTNDIRRNALTVLRNGTITAPSFDINEITDDKALITKEYADANYSGGSGGSSTGLEAIDEGNGSGWRLKGRDPANHGNIGRGAIDLSDGFAPSSEYGATGNYSFALGNRNIASNIFSFAGGFSSRAIGYTTFSYGYGTWADAYKSTAFGNRNLGGGDPDAWVDTDPLFEIGNGNDNFRSNALTILKNGTITAPTFDISEITDAKALITKEYADANYSGGTGGSTGLEAIDEGNGLGWRLINKDPNNYDNIGQNAVDLSTNPDAALNLGASGSSTFTTGYKTHATNFAATAFGNFTTASGFSATSMGFETIADDQFSTVVGRLNDNTTATNVLFQVGNGNSSGRSNAFTVNFDGVITAPSFDINEITNAKALITKEYADATYGGGLAALDEGNGIGYRISGRDPNNYGQIGLNAVDLSTSTTTSFSAGALGSRAFAAGSSTEASGNSSTALGFSTQATGAYSTALGSQSQANGAGSTAFGFSALASGDWSTAMGYNSEASGDYAFALGKDNSATKQGAVSIGTNTTASANFATALGANTMASGIVSTALGNLTTASGLYATAMGTNTNATGDFSTAMGVGTTAHGDYSFASGSSTIGNGSYSAAFGSNTDAYGDYSVAMGLGTIADGQSSLVIGEYNDIRPDVLFQIGNGTGDGTGGTFRANAMTVFTNGHILAFSYDLPSDRRLKSNIIDLDYGLQTILKLNPVAYNWKSNPKETDKTFGLIAQDVQPIINEIVDIGKDKNKTLSINYTELIPVLIKAIQEQQAVIENQNKEINVLSAQIEQVKDLNYRITQLESLNNKQQ comes from the coding sequence ATGAAAAACATATCAACTATTTTACTCGCATTTTTTATTACTGGTTTAAGTTTTTCCCAACCTACCCAACGCAAGGGAATTAATTATAAAGCTTTAATTAAAGATAATAATAACAATGCATTAATAAATCAAAATATAACCATTGAGTTTTCAATTCTAGACGGACCGGAAATACAGTTTTTAGATGTGGTTTATGCTGAAACCCACACCACGAGTACAGATGCCAACGGTATAGTAATAGTCAATATCGGCGAAGGCACACCGCTATCTGGATTTGAAGATGGTTACAACCAATTAGATTGGAGAACAACAAGAACTTTCGGTTCCCGCTTTTTAAAAGTCCGTATCGATTCTGGTTCGGGTTTAACAGATATGGGCACTACCGAATTTAAAGTTGTTCCTTATGCCTTGTTTGCAGAACAATCTAACAATAGCGGACTTGAACAACTTGATGAAGGTGGAGGTATTGGGTGGCGCTTAATTGACAGACCTGAAGATTTCTACGGTCCAATCGCCATTGGCGCTGTAGATTTAAGCTATAGCTGGTCGCCTTCAATCACTAAAGGCGCTACGGGAAATTATGCAACTGCTGTTGGACTAAATACAACGGCGTCAGGTCAGAGTTCATTTGCATCGGGTGTAGGTACCATAGCATCACAGGCTCAAGCAACCGCTATGGGCGCAAGTACAATAGCTTCGGGGCACTCCTCAACGGCTATGGGTATAGGCACAAGAGCCGAAGCTCCTAATTCAACAGCCATAGGGCTATACAATGTTGGTGGCGGCGATCCATTATTGGCCGCATCAACCGATCCTCTTTTCGAAATTGGGAACGGACAATATATTGATGGCACCAACGATATTCGAAGAAATGCTTTAACAGTTTTAAGAAATGGTACAATTACAGCACCTAGTTTTGATATCAATGAAATTACCGACGATAAGGCCCTTATTACAAAAGAATATGCCGATGCCAATTATTCTGGTGGTTCGGGAGGTTCTTCCACCGGTCTTGAAGCTATTGATGAAGGCAACGGCAGTGGCTGGCGTTTAAAAGGAAGAGACCCTGCCAACCACGGTAACATAGGCAGAGGTGCCATCGATTTAAGTGATGGTTTTGCTCCATCATCAGAATATGGAGCAACAGGGAACTATTCATTTGCTCTTGGTAACAGAAATATAGCATCTAACATTTTTTCCTTCGCCGGTGGTTTTAGCAGTAGAGCTATTGGCTATACTACTTTTTCTTATGGCTACGGCACTTGGGCCGATGCCTATAAGTCAACAGCATTTGGTAACAGGAATTTAGGAGGTGGCGACCCAGACGCTTGGGTGGATACAGATCCATTGTTCGAAATTGGAAACGGCAACGACAACTTTAGGTCTAATGCTTTAACAATATTGAAAAACGGCACGATTACGGCACCAACCTTCGATATCTCTGAAATTACAGATGCCAAAGCACTAATCACAAAAGAATACGCCGATGCCAATTATTCTGGAGGTACTGGAGGTTCAACAGGTCTTGAAGCCATTGATGAAGGTAATGGCTTAGGATGGCGACTAATTAATAAAGACCCAAATAATTATGACAACATAGGTCAAAACGCAGTAGATTTAAGCACGAACCCCGATGCTGCTTTAAACCTTGGAGCCAGTGGTAGCTCTACCTTTACCACAGGTTATAAAACACACGCCACCAATTTTGCTGCAACGGCCTTTGGTAATTTTACCACGGCGTCCGGATTTAGTGCTACTTCTATGGGGTTTGAAACCATAGCCGATGATCAATTTAGCACTGTCGTGGGCAGACTTAATGATAACACAACGGCAACAAACGTATTGTTTCAAGTAGGTAATGGCAATTCATCCGGAAGATCTAATGCGTTTACGGTAAATTTTGATGGGGTAATCACTGCTCCAAGTTTCGATATAAACGAAATTACAAATGCCAAAGCACTCATTACAAAAGAATATGCCGATGCTACGTACGGCGGAGGTTTAGCAGCGCTTGACGAAGGGAATGGCATAGGGTACCGAATTAGTGGCCGCGACCCTAATAATTATGGCCAAATTGGTTTAAATGCAGTTGATTTAAGCACAAGCACTACGACCTCTTTTAGTGCAGGGGCCTTAGGAAGTAGAGCCTTTGCCGCAGGGTCTAGTACAGAAGCTAGCGGAAATAGCTCAACAGCTCTGGGGTTTTCTACCCAAGCCACAGGAGCTTATTCAACCGCATTGGGCAGCCAATCACAAGCAAACGGTGCCGGTTCTACCGCTTTTGGGTTTAGCGCTTTAGCATCTGGCGATTGGTCAACGGCCATGGGCTACAATTCTGAAGCTTCTGGTGATTATGCTTTTGCTTTAGGAAAAGACAATTCTGCAACCAAGCAAGGGGCAGTTTCAATTGGAACAAACACCACTGCCAGTGCTAATTTTGCAACAGCATTGGGTGCAAATACCATGGCATCGGGCATAGTTTCCACCGCTCTGGGTAACCTTACCACGGCTTCTGGCCTTTACGCTACAGCCATGGGCACTAATACCAATGCCACTGGCGATTTTTCAACAGCCATGGGTGTTGGCACTACGGCTCACGGCGATTACTCGTTCGCATCTGGGAGTTCAACCATTGGAAACGGCAGTTACTCGGCAGCATTTGGGTCTAATACGGATGCTTATGGCGATTATTCAGTAGCCATGGGACTGGGTACCATTGCCGATGGCCAAAGCAGTTTGGTTATTGGAGAATATAATGATATTCGTCCAGACGTTTTATTTCAAATTGGCAACGGAACTGGTGATGGTACCGGAGGCACCTTTAGAGCGAATGCCATGACCGTTTTCACAAATGGCCACATATTGGCTTTTAGTTATGATTTGCCTTCAGATAGAAGGTTAAAATCAAACATTATTGATTTAGATTATGGTTTGCAAACCATTTTAAAACTAAACCCCGTAGCATACAATTGGAAAAGCAATCCCAAGGAAACCGATAAAACCTTCGGCTTAATAGCCCAAGATGTTCAACCCATTATAAATGAAATAGTGGATATTGGCAAAGACAAAAACAAAACCCTTAGCATTAATTACACCGAATTGATTCCTGTTCTTATTAAGGCCATTCAAGAACAACAGGCTGTTATTGAAAATCAAAATAAAGAAATTAATGTACTATCAGCGCAGATAGAGCAAGTAAAAGACTTGAACTACCGCATCACACAGCTCGAATCGTTAAATAACAAACAACAATGA
- a CDS encoding T9SS type A sorting domain-containing protein gives MKKLTTSVLLCFAMHIYGQSIVKFSIDSGGASSINGNLQMLYTIGEVNLQEYSVSNHLVSEGFIDNSIFKSLGIDDETIPGNAIKIYPNPVSQFINIKSTIPLNFIQIYDVLGSKVLSTSKSKINVNHLQTGLYILKIFTDNKQITKKIIIK, from the coding sequence ATGAAAAAGCTTACAACAAGTGTACTGCTTTGTTTTGCCATGCATATTTATGGACAATCAATAGTAAAATTTAGTATCGACAGTGGTGGCGCAAGTTCCATAAATGGAAATTTGCAAATGCTATATACCATTGGGGAAGTAAACCTTCAAGAATACAGTGTAAGCAATCATTTGGTTTCAGAAGGCTTTATCGATAACTCCATTTTTAAAAGTTTAGGGATAGATGATGAAACCATACCGGGAAATGCAATTAAAATCTACCCCAATCCCGTAAGCCAGTTTATAAACATAAAATCAACCATTCCATTAAATTTTATTCAAATATATGATGTTTTGGGTAGCAAGGTATTAAGTACAAGCAAATCAAAAATCAACGTCAATCATCTCCAAACCGGATTATACATTTTAAAAATATTTACAGACAACAAGCAGATTACAAAAAAAATAATAATTAAATAA